aagcatatgaatgagttcataagagaccacataccacggtacgagtaaagagtacttgtcaggagacgaggttgaacaaggtatagagtgataccgaagatcaaacctcggacaagtaaaatatcgcgagacaaagggaattggtatcgtatgtgaatggttcattcgatcactaaagtcatcgttgaatatgtgggagccattatggatctccagatcccgctattggttattggtcggagtgagtactcaaccatgtccgcatagttcacgaaccgtagggtgacacacttaaagttggatgttgaaatggtagaacttgaatatggaatggagttcgaatatttgttcggagtcccggatgagatcccggacatcacgaggagttctggaatggtccggagaataagattcatatataggatgtcattttatgtgaattaaaatgtcgcggaaggttctatggaaggttctagaaggttctagaaaagtccggaagaaaccaccaaggaaggtggagtccacatgggactccacctccatggccggccaaccctagtgggggaggagtcccaagtggactcccccttagagggccggccacccccccatatgggaggtggaactcccacctctagtgggagtcctagcttggctaggtttccccctcatatgaaagtttttttgttcgggtcttattcgaagacttggacaccaacacttggggatccacctatataatgaggggcatagggtagGGGCCggacaccacaaagccacaagttggccgcacccccttgaggccggccaccccctcccaaaccctagccgcccccctctcctccatatctcccgcgtagctttagcgaagctccgccggagttctccaccgccaccgacaccacgccgttgtgctgtcggattcaagaggagctactacttccgctgcccgctggaacggggaggtggacgtcgtcttcatcaacaaccgaacgtgtgaccgagtacggaggtgctgcccgttcgtggcgccggaaccgatcgtgatcaagatcttctacgcgcttttgcaagcggcaagtgaacgtctaccacagcaacaagagcctcctcttgtaggctttggaatctcttcaagggtgagactcgataccccctcgttgctaccgtcttctagattgcatcttggcttggattgcgtgttcgcggtaggaaaattttgttttctatgcaatgttatcctACAAAGTCATCCATATCATTCTCCATATCTTTACTGAAGCCCAACAGTAAAATTGTATCTGACTCATTGTCTACTGTTTGTCTCTTTTTCCTGCATTTCTTTGATGGAATGTCTGGCAACCTCTAAATCTTTGAGATAATGTACTTTTTCAAGAGGTAAAGAACAATGACTCACACCCATTTCAAGGGCTCTAGCAATAATATCATCATCATCTAAGACAGCAAAGGAATTGGAAGTGTTTAAAGAAGTACCTGATAAATCTTTCTTCTTAGCAGCTGCTGTAGCTTTGTCAGCAACTTTGGTAGATGTGCCTCCTTGATTgctcattctggaactcctcctaGTAGGTGCCTCAAGGAGCATATCCTgatgttcctcttcatcttctatgGGGTTTCCACCTGGGAGGCTGGATCTTCTTGAGTGCATTCCACTTCAGGCTGAGAACCATCAACAGGAATGACCACAGCATGGCGCTCATGCCTGGGAGATGGGGCAGCTAGAGCAAGAATACCACTACCTGGTTCAATGAAAGGCATATCAGTTGCTTGATTAGATTCATCACTTTCAGTATCATCTCCATAATCCACCTGTTCATCATCAAGAGGTTCATTCTCTGCAACATTTTCCACTATGGGAGGTAAGAAGTGACCAAACTGTTTCCTTAGATGAAAAGATTTATCACTGTTAGAAGAGGCAAGTTCACCAACAAACTTTTTGAAAGAAGGATCCTTCTGTTGAGCAAGGAAAAAATCATCAGTGAGAGGTTGTTCATTGGCAAGAGCAGTCACCACTTCATTTTGCAGCTCAGTCAGAACTGTCTGAGTGTTGCTCTGATCACCATATCTTTCTCCAGAAGAACAATCATCTCTAGCttttctctttcctttttctGCTTCAGAGAATTGTCTACCCTGAGGAGCAATATGAGTCTGTCTCTGAGAGCCAGCAGGAGGGCCTGTGCCAACAACTGGAGGAGCAGATTGGGATCCTGTCTCAGAATCATTAGCAGTAGTTCTCTGTCTTTTTGGAGTCCCTTGGTTACCACCTTCACTTGCATTTATCTCATTGACACCAGCTCTGTTGCCAGAAGGAGGAGTTGGTTCAAAAAGTTCTCTAGTATATTGGAATTCATAGAAATCCTTTTTTATCTCACCAATCCTGGAACTGGGTACTAAGGAGAGGTCCTGACAACCAATCTTTACCCTCACATACAAAAAATTCCTTAGACAGTTCTTGTCCAGCCCCAAAGGTTTCCCTACTAAGCTTGCAACATAATAGGCAGTTGATTTGCTTCTGAATCTCATTGGAATCCCTTTAATTCTGAACCAAGCTTCCTGCATCACACTTATTGGTTCAATGTCCCCAGACCATTTCTCAATATTGATAATTGCTTCAGGTACAGTTCTCATAAACAGCTTCCTAAAGTGAGACAGCTCTTCAATAGCTTTTGCATAAGGAAATCTTATTCTGAATTCAGTGGGAGACACCACCTTTGCAAAGAACCTCCAGTTAATCTTCATGGAGGCAGCCCAGACATCAAACTCATGCTCAATATCTCTACAAGATACCTCTCCTTTTTCCACAGTAATATGTGCATAGTTCATCTGATCAAGAGGAGGGGATTCCAGTTCTGTAGCAGGGATGTAATAGAAACCAGATCCAAACTCTTCACTACCATAGTATGTAGCCACATATTCCCAAGGTTCTCGTTCCTAGCAAACCTCTAACAAATGATTCAAACCACATCTATTACAAGCAATGGAGAGGGAAGCAGATCGCTGTTGTCTTGCAAGTGTTGTATTTGTAGCCATCACCAGAGGTGGTACAAAGGACCCCGCTAGATCAGGAGCAGAGGACAAAGAGATAGATCTAGCAGTAACGCGCTGCAACTGTTGATTCTCTTGAGCAGGTGGCATTTGCGACGTATTTGCAGAAACTACAACATCGATCTGAGGATTGTTAGAAGTATTGCGACTTACATCGGGGGATCTGCTGCGGGAAGAGGGATTGATGGAAACGCCAGGCTGCATCTCTGATCTATGAGCCCATCTATCTCTGGAACGAGCTTCATCTTCAAGACGCTGTTTCTCAGCGAGGGCTCGCTCACGAGCAAGACGCTCGGTGTTGCGAGTCGCTTCGCGAAGACGATCTTCCTCCAGACGACGACGAATCTCAACACACCGACGCTCTTCTTCACGAAGCCTCTCTTGATCTGCATGGcgtcgatcttcctctcggcgtcGATCATCTTCGCGGCGCCAGTTGTCTTCACGACGCCTTTCTTCTTCCCATCGCCGTTGTTCATCACGACGATCCGCTTCAGATCCAACACGGGGTCGATAGCCGAAGTACCCGCGTGGAGGAGAACGGCCGCGAGGTGGAGATTTGCGAGGCGGCGATCTCCGAGGACCTCCGTACCTACGATCCATGGCAGGAGGAGAAGCTACAACAGTGGCGTAGGATCTGTTGTCACCGGATCTGACACCTTGCCAAACTGTTGGAGGATTTGGTGGAGGAGAACGGCGGTTGTCGATTTGGGGGTTAGGGTTTGGGACGAAAACCACTCTCGCTCTGTCTGTCGATCTAGGGTTGAGACGGATCGGAGACGGATCGAACTGCGGAATATTCCCACGACACCCCGATAAATCTCTCAATCGATGAACAGTACTGGGCTGCGGCCCATTGCCCAAAACCACCGCGGATCGAAACGAGGAAACAGAGTTGGCCTGTGATCCGACGCAGACCACAGAACACGCACGCACAGAGGGCGGCGCGGGCTGAAGATCTCGCCCACGAATCAAACCTTGCTGCGGCCCAATCCAAATCTTGAGATCCTCGAAACGAAAACTCACGCCAAACTTGATTTGATCGATCAGATCCAAACTCCACGATCTAACCGTCTCTCCCAAGTTGCTTTTTAACAGAACTCTATCCAGATCTGCGCTAATGTAGCCTCTCCGATGAATCAAGAATCCATCCTGCGTGAGCACGGTGAACGAAGCACACCAAGACAGAGGGGTTGCGGGGGGTGAGTGCAAGTCATGGGGATGCGCACCGGAGGGAGGGGTATCGCCAtcgagggtggcggcggcggcgtcgaggTCGGCGTTGAGGTCGCGGGGGCCTCGGGACGCAGGAGCCATCCTTCCCGCGACAACTCTCTTTCGAGTAATCCCTCTTTCTAGTTTCTGTACACCACCTCTCAAGGTTTAAGTTTTGTTGCGGCTCTGCACTCCCATTCTCCTCAGGCAACCCAACCATACCATTCGACGGAAATTCGTATGCACAAAAGTTTGTTTGATTTCATCAGGAAAAAAGCATATTACTAATTCCAACATATATGGTTATTTCAAATATAAGATTAAGGATAAATCGGTGTGAGAAAGTGCTAGGTGTGTGGAGAGAGATTCTTGCATGTTTACGGAATAAAAACATAACATTGAGCACATGATTGAAGGTATCCAGTCTCAAATACATCGTGCGTTTTTGCCATTCACGGGACGTTGTGTGCAGGGGGGAGTAACATTTCTCTCATGTCAAACTGGTGAATGAGTCCTTGAGAGCAAAACTTCTTTTTTAGAGTATAAAATTCTAATGGTACCAGTAATCTGCTTTGGGAGGACTTGATGGTGACCCTGTCCCAGGTCCCAGCTTATCTCGAAGTCAGACGCCGGCCCAGCAGAAATCCGTGGGCCCCAGTGCTCTGTGCTGGTTTTAATGCAACGCCGGGGAGAGGCCGATACTAGTAGCCGAGGAAGCGCCGCAAGAAGTTCAAGGCAGCGGGACAGCCGGACGGAAAGGAGGCCGCCGCCGTTTTACTCGTGGCACTTCCTTCCTTGCTTGcccaccccggcggcccggcctcctccacctccaccgccgcaGCCGAACGATGGCCGAGCCTGCCGCCAATCGCCCTCCGACGCCGGCGCCGGCCTCCGGTGGTACGCACGCACACACACTCCCCGTGCTCTCTCGTGCCTTCTGTTTGCGCTTATGCCTGGACGGTTGTTGCTGTGGTTCTATCTACTATGGGATCGTTTGATCCTCTTGgtcgtttttttgtttttttgagaTTTTCGATTCTTGGTTGCTTTTCTTGGTGCGCGACTATTGCTGGATTTGCTCTTGTTGGTGCTTCACGTGGGCACTGTAGCTGCTAGCAACGACGTGATTCGTGAGATTCTTGGGCCAGCAGTGAAGTCCACATCTGTTCCCCGCAAAAAAGAAAGTCAATTCTCGTTGTTGCTTCCGGCTGCGTAGTGGTTCATTGTGCTTTCTGTTCCTGTATGCAGGTGTGAGCCAAGAATGGTCGAGATTTACATGTTTTAATCAGTCTTGCGAATTTAATCGCTGCTACAAATTCCTTGCATCCTAGTAGTATCCCCGATTCTCCGTCCTTGCACTTTTCAGCACTAGAAAGTTTTCACCATCAAGTTATTCGTATCTATGAAACAGTAGTTTAGAAGGAAAAGCATGCTGGATTCCCTGCAAAATATGTAGGAGTACTAGTTGCTACCTACCATAGTCAAATAGCTGCTCTGGTTTCAGAAGCGTACGCCAGTTTGTAGCTTGCTTCTAGATGACCCAATTAGGATTACTTTTCTCGAGAGAGTGATTCAGTAATATAGTACTCCCACTCTACAATTGTAGAGCCTACACAAAATTTTGAAGTAAGATTTTGTAGTGTTCATCAGAATGCCCTATCAAGGCGCAAAATTGCTAGTTATGTGTTGGTACTCTTTGCACATCAAAGCCCCTGTTGTCATGTTACTTGGTCCTCATGTGTAGTGAATGAGTGCATTATTCATGAACTGATGAACATAGGATTGAAAGTGGCAGTTCAGCCTAACATATTTGTTTTATATCTTTTGCTTTCAACTTCCTCTTGGTTAACAGAGGCATCTGGTATAATTAAAATGTTGTTTATGACCTCTTCACCTGCGGTTATCGCTTTCAAATCTTTTACTAATCTGCTCAGAATACTTTTCTCTTGCCAGAATATTCTCCCTTGCTAGGATATTCAAAGTTACATACCTTTCCTGCTTTCCATGTTTATGTTTGTCGCAAAATTTCATACCACGGCATGTTGGTTGTAGAAATTCCCTTGACCACATTACAACTTTTTATATCCTGCTGTAGTTTTCCTGGAAAATACTGTATTGTTTTCTCGGATTTAAAATAATTACTTCGTTTACAAGAAAGTCACAGAAGTGTTCCCTGAGACGCTGACACTGGGTGTGTTGCCTTAGTCCCTGTTGGTCGAGCTTCTAGAGTGAAATGCTATTTTTAAGTTAAGGAGCGACCACGTGCTAATGTTTGCACTCGTCAGTTTCAAAAGTTGGCATTGAATTCTTCTGTCCAGATCTTGATTTGTTTTCTTGTGGCCCATGAATCTTTAAACCTCCATTTTTTGGTCCATGTAGGGATCGGGCTAACTGTAGATGCACATATGTTTGAAACCGACAATGGAAGATGATATGTTACTTTGTCTTTTGCTTGTATAATTATATCTTTCTTGGCTGACAGATGCTACTAACGTACTTAATTGTTTCCTGGGACCTCGATCTTGTCTTGAGCAGGCTATGATTTTCTTTCATATTTGAAGCAGTTTAGTAGACTATGCTTTCAGGTTTCAATAATCTGTTAAGTAGTGTTTGGGAAATTTTCCGTTGGTATAATAGTTCACACGTCTGAATGCTGATGCGCGCCATTCTGTTGATATTCCACAAGACGTGTTCAAAACTCTAACGCCAGTGATGTCTACGTCGTGATAATGTCTCGAGATAGTCAGAGAGATTCAACATCTCATATACAGACAATATTATGAAATCATCGTTGTCATGTTGGACCTGTAATAACAAACCTTCTAGTAGAAATGTATGACGTTGCAAATTGGTGCATGTTCAAACCCTCCATCACTGATATAGGTCAAAAGCTAAGTTGAAACCGTCCATTTTTTACAAGAGAAGACATTTTACAACCTTATAAATGAGCGAAGTGCAGAAGTTTAAACTGCAATGACACAGAACCAATTCCAAATGTTTAATTTTCATTTCGCAGGTATGGCGAGGAAGCTATCCATAGTTCTGTTTGTGATCCTGTCGGCGCTGCTGTACCAGCAGATTCAGCCTCCGCCCCCGAAAATCTGTGGCTCGCTGAATGGCCCCCCGGTTACCGCACCAAGAACAAAGCTCAAAGACGGCAGGCATTTGGCATACAAGGAATCCGGTGTCCCAAAGGAGGAGGCCAAGTACAAGATCATCTTTGTCCATGGGTTTGACTCCTGCAGACACGATGCCCTTCCAATTTCGCCGGTACATATTGTTAATTACTATCTTAAGAATCATCCAGACGAACAATCTACTGCCCTGACACGAAGTGATTGTCATGTTATGGTCTGAAATCCGGTGCAGGAGGTGGCACAAGAGCTAGGTATCTACCTTCTGTCTTTCGACCGGCCTGGGTACGGTGAGAGCGATCCGGACCCTGCCCGGAGTGAGAAGAGCATCGCCCTCGACATCGAGCAGCTTGCCGACAACCTGGAGCTTGGTCCTAAGTTTCACCTCATTGGCTTCTCCATGGGCGGTGAGATCATGTGGAGCTGCCTCAAGTACATCCCACACAGGTAACGCAGCAATCAGTCATCCATCTTTATTGACtgcaaacatcagaggctttcaagTCTGAACTTTTGTTTCACCGTGGTGGAAGAacaggctctacggtgttgctacTCTCGCGCCGGTGGGCAACTACTGGTGGTCTGGCATTCCGTTGAACGTGTCGCGGGACGCCTGGTACCAGCAGCTCCCGCAGGACCAATGGGCGGTATGGATCTCCCATCACCTGCCATGGTTGACCTACTGGTGGAACACCCAGAAGCTCTTCCCTCCTTCCAGCGTCATCACCTACAACCCTGCGATCCTGTCTGAAGAAGACGCGATGTTCATGAAGAAGTTCGGCATGCGACCCTACTTCGTAAGATTTAGAACCTCGCTTAAATCACCCACACAGTCACACCTGGCATAACTAAGCTGACTAAAAAGAACCTCGATGCAACTGACTGCTCATTTCTCTGTTATGTTTGTTCATCATCGATCCATCGTCTCGCAGCCGATGATAAGGCAGCAGGGGGAGTACAACAGCCTGCATCGGGACATGATGGTCGGGTTCGGGAAGTGGGACTGGAGCCCCCTTGACCTGAAGGACCCGTTCGCCGGCGGCGAAGGGATGGTGCACCTGTGGCATGGCGCGGAGGATCTCATGGTGCCGGCCAGTTTGTCGAGGTACATCAGCGAAAGGCTCCCCTGGGTCATCTACCACGAGCTCCCAAAATCCGGCCACCTCTTCCCTGTCGACAGCGGGAACGCCGACGCCATCGTCAAGTCCCTGCTACTCGGAGATCAGTGACCTTCAACTCCCCAGTCTCCCGATCTTGGATCATCGTCGTACAGTATGGTTCTTGTAATTTGTAAAGAGGTGTATTCGTGGCACAGGCACTGCACCGTATCGCTAGCTGCTCGCAGACACTGAATAATATGGTTTCTTTCAGTTTGAACACAAGAACCTCGTATAGATCGTGCAGAAAATGGCGTGGAATAAATCATACTCTGCCCGTTCCAAAATAAACTGCTTAGTTATTTATAGATACGAATGTATCTATATTTAAAATATATCTATTTTATGTccatatctagataaagttgagtcaCTTTTTAAGAGGCAGGGAAAGTATGAAATTATCGTATTTGGAGCATGTGTGTATTCCATTTCATTTGGACCGCGGAAGACGGGGAATAAAGAGTCACGCAGGTGTATAATCATGGGGCCACCCTAGCTGGCGGTCGTTCGCTGAAAGCCTGTTCAGGGATCACTTTCCGACAGCTTTTCTTGGTTTAATCGTGCGCGAGTTCGCTTCCTCTTTCTAGCAAAATAATAAATACTAGATGATCCATACGTGAGTAAACCTCTTTCTTCTCATTTCTCTCACTCACGTCCGCATTAaaacttttcaaatttgaaattttaaaatgttTTATCTCTCAAACAGTAACTCCGATTTAAGATCCGTTTTCACAATCGAATCCgtctcgacaagatcttcaaaactagcacccatgttaatatattttgacaaacttttttctggctaaaagtatttgctatatgattcagttgtttaatcattatctttaccattgctttgaatcacttcattcatctcatatgctttacaatagtatgatcaagattatgttggtagcatgtcatttcagaaattatcttttatcgtttacctactcggggacgagtaggaactaagcttgggatgctgatacgtctctaacgtatctataatttctgatgttccatgcttgttttatgacaatacctacatgttttgttcacactttatgatgattttatgcgttttccggaactaacctattgacgagatgtcgaagtgccagttcctgttttctgctgtttttggtttcagaaatcctagtaaggaaatattctcggaattggacgaaatcaacgcccagaatcttgaaattccacgaagcttccagaacacccgagaggggccagaggagggccacagggccaccacacaggtggctggcgcggcccaggaggggggcgcgccgccctgttgtgtggcgcctccgtaacccttccgactccgcctcttcgcctataagaagccccctgacctaaatctcgatgcgaataagccacggtacgagaaaccttccagagccgccgccatcacgaagccaagatctgggggacaggagtctctgttccggcacgccgccgggacagggaagtgcccccggaaggcatctccatcgacaccaccgccatcttcatcaccgctgctgtctcccatgaggagggagtagttctccatcgaggctaaggggctgtaccggtagctatgtggttaatctctcttctatgtacttcaatacaatgatctcatgagctgccttacatgattgagattcatatgagttttgtatcactattcatctatgtgctactctagtgatgttattaaagtagtctattcctcctccatgatgtaatgttgacagtgtgtgcatcatgaagtacttggtatatgctatgattgtgatctcttgtagattatgaagttaactattactatgatggtattgatgtgatctattcctcctttcatagtgtgatggtaacagtgtgcatgctatgttagtacttggtatagttgtgttgatctatcatgcactctaaggttatttaaatatgaatatcgaatgttgtggagcttgttaactccggcattgaggtgctcttgtagccctacacaattagtggtgttcatcatccaac
This region of Lolium perenne isolate Kyuss_39 chromosome 2, Kyuss_2.0, whole genome shotgun sequence genomic DNA includes:
- the LOC127334724 gene encoding uncharacterized protein — encoded protein: MAEPAANRPPTPAPASGGMARKLSIVLFVILSALLYQQIQPPPPKICGSLNGPPVTAPRTKLKDGRHLAYKESGVPKEEAKYKIIFVHGFDSCRHDALPISPEVAQELGIYLLSFDRPGYGESDPDPARSEKSIALDIEQLADNLELGPKFHLIGFSMGGEIMWSCLKYIPHRLYGVATLAPVGNYWWSGIPLNVSRDAWYQQLPQDQWAVWISHHLPWLTYWWNTQKLFPPSSVITYNPAILSEEDAMFMKKFGMRPYFPMIRQQGEYNSLHRDMMVGFGKWDWSPLDLKDPFAGGEGMVHLWHGAEDLMVPASLSRYISERLPWVIYHELPKSGHLFPVDSGNADAIVKSLLLGDQ